One part of the Candidatus Thorarchaeota archaeon genome encodes these proteins:
- a CDS encoding FAD-binding oxidoreductase: MSDEFDVIVVGAGILGVTSAYYLQKSNPDKDILLLDKMPAAGQANTAMSAAAVRNMFSSNTNQLLTDTSVKFIDYIQNEIGYDITFEKVGYLWLMSKEQIDHPSVRRWIERMRGADIHCRVHKKDELKDKIPALNVDFEDDEEAELMNLEEVEYGLFGGDCGVLDPTSLVEFYLDQFKDISNVSPRFGVNVERLLLEAVPSLDLPGEPLVWQNKKVNGVVTDSTTLRADTVVVATGAWSNQLLDPVGIDSQTKAKKRQMFVVHSEDNEDLRSLLFTEGFNDMGVLPFTILPSAGVYFRPQVQEEGFWIGCGDKLGRPYHYVQPKTELAAEQAYYENSVYPVLSKYFPVFANSRPVNSWAGAYNYSPDRIPYVYKKLGVLVVNGASGSGIMKADAMGRICDALYRGEKEAQLYGDKSIPSDALRIDDRKVETENVII; encoded by the coding sequence ATGAGCGATGAATTTGATGTGATTGTTGTTGGCGCCGGAATTCTCGGCGTTACCTCGGCATACTACTTACAGAAGAGTAATCCAGACAAGGACATACTGCTGCTTGATAAGATGCCCGCCGCAGGTCAGGCCAATACGGCTATGAGCGCTGCTGCTGTTAGGAATATGTTCTCGTCAAATACCAATCAACTTCTTACAGACACTTCGGTGAAGTTCATTGATTATATTCAGAATGAGATTGGTTATGATATCACCTTTGAGAAAGTTGGCTATCTCTGGCTTATGAGTAAGGAGCAAATTGACCATCCAAGTGTCAGAAGATGGATTGAACGAATGCGTGGTGCTGATATCCATTGCCGTGTGCATAAGAAGGACGAACTTAAGGATAAGATACCTGCGCTCAATGTTGACTTTGAAGATGACGAAGAAGCCGAGCTCATGAATTTGGAAGAAGTTGAATACGGCTTGTTCGGCGGTGATTGCGGAGTTCTGGATCCTACCAGCCTGGTTGAATTCTACTTGGATCAATTCAAAGATATTAGTAACGTGTCCCCTCGTTTCGGTGTGAATGTTGAACGTCTTCTACTCGAAGCGGTGCCTTCGTTAGATTTGCCTGGCGAACCCCTGGTATGGCAGAATAAGAAGGTCAATGGAGTTGTTACTGACAGTACCACACTCCGCGCAGATACCGTTGTTGTGGCCACTGGGGCATGGTCAAATCAACTACTGGACCCTGTAGGCATAGATAGCCAAACCAAGGCAAAGAAACGGCAGATGTTCGTCGTTCATTCTGAGGATAATGAAGACCTTCGGTCGCTTCTCTTCACCGAAGGGTTCAATGACATGGGAGTTCTGCCCTTCACCATCCTGCCTTCTGCAGGTGTCTATTTCAGGCCGCAAGTCCAAGAAGAGGGCTTCTGGATCGGATGCGGTGACAAGTTGGGACGGCCATACCATTACGTCCAACCAAAGACCGAGCTTGCAGCCGAACAGGCCTACTACGAGAATAGCGTTTATCCTGTTTTGAGCAAATACTTCCCCGTGTTTGCGAATTCCAGACCCGTGAACAGCTGGGCTGGTGCGTACAATTACAGTCCTGATCGCATACCCTATGTCTACAAGAAACTTGGAGTCCTTGTAGTTAATGGGGCGAGCGGGAGCGGTATTATGAAAGCAGATGCAATGGGACGCATATGCGATGCTTTGTACAGAGGTGAAAAGGAGGCACAGCTGTATGGGGATAAGAGCATACCTTCTGATGCCTTGCGAATCGATGATCGGAAGGTAGAAACCGAGAATGTAATTATATGA
- a CDS encoding redoxin domain-containing protein has protein sequence MSTGNETQEHGPPQEGQTAPDFVLPSTTSQEVHLLEYRGQCVVLVFFPQTFTNFSTMQIRQIIQFHVALQTLGAVVLGISVEPLEALRTFADQEEIPFPLLSDFEREVAKAYGVFEEELDGFRHVAKPSVFVLNKKQRILYRWVSDDLTKLPDFDQILGVIQGLKPNEDIC, from the coding sequence ATGTCAACGGGAAACGAAACCCAAGAACATGGTCCCCCTCAGGAAGGCCAAACCGCACCGGATTTTGTCCTTCCATCAACAACATCTCAGGAAGTGCATCTTCTTGAATATCGGGGCCAATGCGTAGTTCTAGTTTTCTTTCCGCAGACATTTACTAATTTCTCAACTATGCAAATCCGCCAGATTATTCAGTTCCATGTAGCATTGCAGACTCTGGGTGCCGTGGTCCTAGGAATCAGCGTCGAGCCGCTTGAAGCTTTGCGCACATTTGCTGATCAAGAAGAAATACCCTTTCCGCTGTTGAGCGACTTTGAAAGAGAGGTAGCAAAGGCGTACGGTGTTTTTGAAGAAGAACTTGATGGGTTCAGACATGTTGCAAAACCAAGTGTGTTTGTTTTGAACAAGAAACAACGGATTTTGTATCGCTGGGTGTCAGATGACTTGACCAAGCTACCTGATTTCGACCAGATACTTGGCGTTATCCAGGGATTGAAACCAAACGAAGATATTTGTTAA